A DNA window from Arachis hypogaea cultivar Tifrunner chromosome 18, arahy.Tifrunner.gnm2.J5K5, whole genome shotgun sequence contains the following coding sequences:
- the LOC112769301 gene encoding zinc finger BED domain-containing protein DAYSLEEPER-like: protein MRSRKKSIVWEYFTVKTVSPGCAKAYCKQCNKEFAYMTGSKQSGTSHLKRHISLGICLKNHQTPSGEDNVQPPKKHFTKAMSHDAHIPFDQEQCNDNIAKMIILHDYPLHIVEHQGFIDFVRLLQPQYNPLSLKDVQGDCVAMYLREKQNLLHVINGIPGRVNLTVDYWTSNQTLAYVFLRGHFIGGDWNLHHPILSVMMVPFPDSDNSLNQTILSCINDWHLEGRLFTITLDKLFSNGTLMGNLRCLLSVKNPVIFDGQLLSQNCYARVLSCLALDALSAMKETVGKIRESVKYVKSSEFHEEKFFALKRQLQVPSMMELLVDDQNKWDTVYRMLAAACELKEVFGCFDDSGPDYKMNLTMDDWKHVEKLCMCLKYLYDAANILTIRPYPTANLFFPEASNLLLELTHAAFSQDPFYSTLVMPLQEKFDRYWRESCLILAAAVAMDPRYKMKLVESTFARIFGQNSEPRLRIVEDGLHELFVEYIIQMLPSSATNGDEGNEATIVHKPEPEPEPKPCHEESLNGSLFAEDGLFDIELFISDFAGDHQFNSELSEYLEEPLEPQVQEFDILNWWRGKEWKYPTLSRMASDILSIPVSTLSADSAFDMQIRKMDSYRCSLGALTLEAITCTKDWFQYE, encoded by the coding sequence ATGCGAAGCCGAAAGAAATCTATTGTCTGGGAGTACTTCACTGTGAAAACTGTTAGCCCTGGATGTGCTAAGGCTTACTGTAAACAATGCAATAAGGAATTTGCATACATGACAGGTTCAAAACAATCTGGCACAAGCCATCTCAAGAGGCACATTTCATTAGGAATCTGTCTGAAAAATCACCAAACCCCTTCTGGAGAAGATAATGTTCAGCCGCCAAAGAAACATTTCACAAAAGCAATGTCTCACGATGCCCACATACCATTTGACCAGGAGCAATGCAATGACAACATAGCTAAGATGATCATTTTGCATGACTATCCACTTCATATTGTGGAACACCAGGGTTTCATTGATTTTGTGCGGTTACTTCAACCTCAGTACAATCCACTAAGCTTAAAAGATGTTCAAGGGGATTGCGTCGCAATGTACCTCAGAGAAAAGCAAAACCTCTTACATGTCATCAATGGGATTCCTGGACGAGTCAACCTTACTGTGGATTATTGGACTTCAAACCAGACATTGGCCTATGTTTTTCTTCGAGGACACTTCATTGGTGGTGATTGGAACTTACATCATCCCATTCTCAGTGTTATGATGGTGCCTTTTCCTGATTCTGACAATTCCTTGAATCAAACTATACTCTCTTGCATAAATGATTGGCATTTGGAGGGTCGGCTATTCACCATCACACTTGATAAGTTATTCTCAAATGGGACTTTGATGGGAAATCTCAGATGTCTCCTCTCTGTTAAGAACCCTGTGATCTTTGATGGTCAGTTATTAAGCCAGAACTGTTATGCTCGTGTGCTTAGTTGCCTTGCATTAGATGCACTGTCGGCAATGAAAGAAACTGTTGGTAAAATTCGCGAGAGTGTGAAGTATGTGAAATCTTCAGAATTTCATGAAGAGAAGTTTTTTGCGTTAAAGCGACAGCTTCAAGTCCCTAGTATGATGGAGCTCTTAGTTGATGATCAAAATAAATGGGATACAGTTTATCGAATGCTTGCTGCTGCCTGTGAATTAAAGGAAGTCTTTGGTTGCTTTGATGACTCCGGTCCTGATTATAAAATGAATCTTACTATGGACGACTGGAAGCATGTGGAAAAGCTCTGCATGTGTTTAAAGTATTTGTACGATGCAGCTAACATCTTAACTATTCGACCATACCCAACTGCAAACTTGTTTTTCCCTGAAGCATCAAACCTTTTGCTAGAGTTGACACACGCAGCATTCAGCCAGGACCCTTTCTACAGTACACTGGTTATGCCTTTGCAAGAGAAATTTGATCGGTATTGGAGAGAAAGCTGCCTCATCTTGGCTGCTGCTGTAGCCATGGACCCAAGGTATAAAATGAAACTTGTAGAATCCACTTTTGCGAGGATATTTGGTCAGAATTCTGAACCACGGCTAAGAATTGTTGAGGATGGTCTACATGAACTGTTTGTTGAATATATCATACAAATGCTTCCTTCTTCAGCAACAAATGGTGATGAAGGGAACGAGGCTACTATAGTGCACAAGCCTGAGCCTGAGCCTGAGCCCAAGCCCTGCCATGAAGAGTCACTTAATGGATCTCTCTTTGCTGAAGATGGGCTTTTTGATATTGAACTTTTTATATCTGACTTCGCTGGTGACCATCAATTTAATTCAGAATTGAGTGAGTATTTGGAAGAACCTCTGGAGCCTCAagtacaagaatttgatattctAAACTGGTGGAGAGGAAAGGAATGGAAGTACCCCACTTTGTCTAGAATGGCATCTGATATTTTGTCTATACCTGTATCCACTCTTTCTGCAGATTCTGCTTTTGACATGCAAATTAGAAAAATGGATAGCTATAGGTGTTCGTTGGGGGCTCTAACTCTTGAAGCCATTACATGTACCAAGGATTGGTTCCAGTACGAATAA